One window of Thiomicrorhabdus lithotrophica genomic DNA carries:
- the ybeY gene encoding rRNA maturation RNase YbeY: MIDIDLQWGIDEQAIPTMEQCQKWVHASVLEPRCFEPVEMTIRIVDQQESQQLNADYRDKDKPTNVLSFEFEQPPGLVDIGEELPYLGDLVICAEIVAKEAQEQNKSLEAHWAHMIIHGTLHLQGYDHIEEDDAEEMEGIEIEIMQNLGYANPYSEQ, encoded by the coding sequence ATGATAGATATTGATTTGCAGTGGGGAATCGACGAGCAAGCTATTCCAACCATGGAACAGTGCCAGAAATGGGTGCATGCTAGTGTGCTTGAACCACGTTGTTTTGAGCCAGTTGAGATGACGATTCGCATTGTAGACCAGCAAGAAAGTCAGCAACTTAATGCTGATTACCGTGATAAAGATAAGCCAACCAATGTTTTATCGTTTGAGTTTGAGCAACCACCAGGCCTGGTAGATATTGGTGAGGAACTTCCGTATTTAGGTGATTTGGTGATATGTGCAGAGATCGTTGCCAAGGAAGCCCAAGAGCAAAATAAATCATTAGAAGCACATTGGGCACATATGATTATTCACGGCACCTTGCATTTACAAGGCTATGACCATATAGAGGAAGATGATGCCGAAGAGATGGAAGGCATCGAAATTGAGATTATGCAAAACCTAGGTTATGCCAATCCATATAGTGAGCAATGA